The Cucumis melo cultivar AY chromosome 6, USDA_Cmelo_AY_1.0, whole genome shotgun sequence genome includes a region encoding these proteins:
- the LOC103483729 gene encoding DEAD-box ATP-dependent RNA helicase 58, chloroplastic isoform X1 yields MAATFLPTTKFPPPWLLLSSERPFPVHLSFQLPNFINTNGPIYSTSKFRPLQALMSSSSLKNVAESNFEGSTLREICNGRVPEHILRRTEEIGFVAPTDVQRQALPVLFSGRDCVLHAQTGSGKTLTYLLLIFSVINAHKSAVQALIVVPTRELGMQVTKVARMLAAKPAASEDGLNSYVVMALLDGGLLRRHKTWLKADPPEILVATVGSLCQMVERQFLDLGSLNVLVIDEVDFMFSSSKQVSSLKKLLTSYSSFSNRQTIFASASIPQHRHFLQDCIQQKWTKNTVIHIHINSTQPMPSCLLHRFVTCEKNKKHQTLLTLLLTDIPQSAIIFVSEQSEKSKKAGKIPPTTLMIDFLKASYGGCSDVILLEEDVNYNLRASSLSEVRQGGCYLIVATDIVARGIDLPETTHIYNFDLPRCAIDYLHRAGRTGRKPFSEEKCVVTNLITSEERFVLQKFENELLFICEEVAV; encoded by the exons ATGGCTGCAACCTTTCTTCCCACTACCAAATTCCCTCCTCCTTGGCTGCTCCTCTCATCTGAAAGGCCTTTTCCTGTTCATTTATCCTTTCAACTACCAAATTTTATCAATACCAATGGACCCATCTACTCCACCTCAAAATTTAGGCCTCTGCAAGCCCTTATGAGCTCTTCTTCTCTAAAGAACGTAGCTGAGTCCAATTTCGAGGGTTCCACTCTCCGGGAAATCTGCAATGGACGTGTTCCCGAGCATATACTGCGCAG AACTGAGGAAATTGGATTTGTTGCCCCAACTGATGTGCAGAGGCAAGCTCTCCCGGTTTTGTTTTCGGGTCGGGATTGTGTGCTTCATGCGCAG ACAGGTTCTGGAAAGACACTGACATATTTGCTATTGATATTTTCTGTCATCAACGCTCATAAATCAGCTGTTCAAGCATTGATTGTAGTACCCACACGGGAGTTAGGAATGCAA GTTACAAAAGTTGCTAGGATGTTAGCCGCCAAGCCTGCTGCATCTGAAGATGGGCTAAATTCTTATGTTGTCATGGCTCTTTTAGATGGAGGCTTGTTGAGAAGACACAAGACTTGGTTAAAG GCAGATCCCCCTGAAATACTGGTGGCGACTGTAGGGAGCTTGTGCCAAATGGTAGAGAGACAGTTTCTTGACCTTGGTTCATTGAATGTGCTGGTAATTGATGAG GTTGATTTCATGTTTAGTTCCTCAAAGCAAGTTAGTTCCCTTAAAAAACTATTGACGTCATATTCTTCATTCAGTAACCGTCAGACTATTTTTGCAAGTGCGTCAATTCCACAGCATAGGCATTTTCTTCAAGATTGTATACAGCAGAAGTGGACCAAG AATACTgttattcatattcatattaaCTCAACTCAGCCCATGCCATCATGTTTACTTCACAGATTTGTG ACATGCGAGAAGAACAAAAAGCATCAAACCCTCCTGACCTTGTTACTAACAGATATTCCTCAGTCTGCGATCATTTTTGTCAGTGAGCAG TCAGAGAAGTCAAAAAAGGCCGGAAAGATTCCACCAACAACCTTGATGATTGATTTCTTGAAGGCCTCATATGGCGGTTGTTCTGACGTCATTCTTCTTGAGGAAGATGTGAATTACAATTTACGAGCATCTTCCCTGTCG GAAGTGAGACAAGGAGGATGTTATCTTATAGTAGCAACTGACATAGTGGCCAGGGGAATTGATTTGCCTGAAACAACTCATATATACAACTTCGATCTGCCTCGATGTGCTATCGACTATCTTCATCGAGCTGGACGGACAGGTAGGAAACCATTTTCCGAGGAGAAGTGTGTGGTTACTAACCTTATAACATCAGAAGAGAGGTTTGTTCtgcaaaaatttgaaaatgaactGCTGTTTATCTGTGAGGAGGTGGCTGTTTAG
- the LOC103483729 gene encoding DEAD-box ATP-dependent RNA helicase 58, chloroplastic isoform X2 has translation MQVTKVARMLAAKPAASEDGLNSYVVMALLDGGLLRRHKTWLKADPPEILVATVGSLCQMVERQFLDLGSLNVLVIDEVDFMFSSSKQVSSLKKLLTSYSSFSNRQTIFASASIPQHRHFLQDCIQQKWTKNTVIHIHINSTQPMPSCLLHRFVTCEKNKKHQTLLTLLLTDIPQSAIIFVSEQSEKSKKAGKIPPTTLMIDFLKASYGGCSDVILLEEDVNYNLRASSLSEVRQGGCYLIVATDIVARGIDLPETTHIYNFDLPRCAIDYLHRAGRTGRKPFSEEKCVVTNLITSEERFVLQKFENELLFICEEVAV, from the exons ATGCAA GTTACAAAAGTTGCTAGGATGTTAGCCGCCAAGCCTGCTGCATCTGAAGATGGGCTAAATTCTTATGTTGTCATGGCTCTTTTAGATGGAGGCTTGTTGAGAAGACACAAGACTTGGTTAAAG GCAGATCCCCCTGAAATACTGGTGGCGACTGTAGGGAGCTTGTGCCAAATGGTAGAGAGACAGTTTCTTGACCTTGGTTCATTGAATGTGCTGGTAATTGATGAG GTTGATTTCATGTTTAGTTCCTCAAAGCAAGTTAGTTCCCTTAAAAAACTATTGACGTCATATTCTTCATTCAGTAACCGTCAGACTATTTTTGCAAGTGCGTCAATTCCACAGCATAGGCATTTTCTTCAAGATTGTATACAGCAGAAGTGGACCAAG AATACTgttattcatattcatattaaCTCAACTCAGCCCATGCCATCATGTTTACTTCACAGATTTGTG ACATGCGAGAAGAACAAAAAGCATCAAACCCTCCTGACCTTGTTACTAACAGATATTCCTCAGTCTGCGATCATTTTTGTCAGTGAGCAG TCAGAGAAGTCAAAAAAGGCCGGAAAGATTCCACCAACAACCTTGATGATTGATTTCTTGAAGGCCTCATATGGCGGTTGTTCTGACGTCATTCTTCTTGAGGAAGATGTGAATTACAATTTACGAGCATCTTCCCTGTCG GAAGTGAGACAAGGAGGATGTTATCTTATAGTAGCAACTGACATAGTGGCCAGGGGAATTGATTTGCCTGAAACAACTCATATATACAACTTCGATCTGCCTCGATGTGCTATCGACTATCTTCATCGAGCTGGACGGACAGGTAGGAAACCATTTTCCGAGGAGAAGTGTGTGGTTACTAACCTTATAACATCAGAAGAGAGGTTTGTTCtgcaaaaatttgaaaatgaactGCTGTTTATCTGTGAGGAGGTGGCTGTTTAG
- the LOC103483730 gene encoding glucose-1-phosphate adenylyltransferase large subunit 3, chloroplastic/amyloplastic yields MAVASDCRIALSAAAPATSLVVRRKLRSVGFGNGEFMGKKLTEPKRVPAVSVAVNGVPRRVCMSLTTNVAIGDAALREIDVEKRDPRTVVAIILGGGAGTRLFPLTKRRAKPAVPIGGAYRLIDVPMSNCINSGINKVYILTQFNSASLNRHLARAYNFSSGVTFGDGYVEVLAATQTPGEAGKNWFQGTADAVRQFHWLFEDARSKNIEDVLILSGDHLYRMDYMDFVQNHRQSGADITLSCLPMDDSRASDFGLMKIDEKGRIISFSEKPKGQDLKAMAVDTTILGLSKEEAQKKPYIASMGVYVFKKDILLNLLRWRFPTANDFGSEIIPASAKEFFIKAYLFNDYWEDIGTIRSFFEANLALTEQPPRFSFYDAAKPMFTSRRNLPPSKIDQSKIVDSIISHGSFLNSCFIEHSVIGIRSRINSNVHLKDTVMLGADYYETEDEVASLLAEGRVPIGIGENTKIKDCIIDKNARIGKNVVIANSEGVQEADRSSEGFYIRSGVTIILKNAVIKDGLVI; encoded by the exons ATGGCCGTCGCTTCCGATTGCCGGATTGCCCTATCGGCGGCCGCACCCGCCACTTCACTGGTGGTCCGGAGGAAGTTGAGGTCTGTGGGGTTTGGCAATGGGGAATTCATGGGGAAGAAACTTACGGAACCGAAACGAGTACCTGCTGTTTCTGTTGCTGTTAACGGTGTTCCGCGACGTGTTTGCATGTCTCTCACTACTAATGTAGCCATTGGCGATGCCGCG TTGAGAGAAATAGATGTGGAGAAAAGGGACCCTCGGACTGTGGTGGCGATCATTCTGGGGGGAGGAGCCGGCACTCGTCTATTCCCCCTCACCAAGCGGAGGGCCAAACCTGCT GTTCCAATAGGAGGAGCATATAGGCTGATCGACGTGCCAATGAGCAATTGTATCAATAGTGGAATTAATAAAGTCTATATTCTCACTCAGTTCAATTCAGCATCATTAAATAGGCATCTTGCTCGAGCTTACAACTTCAGCAGTGGAGTCACCTTTGGAGATGGCTATGTTGAG GTTCTTGCTGCCACTCAAACGCCAGGGGAGGCTGGTAAAAATTGGTTTCAAGGTACAGCAGATGCCGTGCGACAATTCCACTGGCTTTTTGAG GATGCTAGAAGCAAGAATATTGAAGATGTGTTGATTCTGTCTGGAGATCATTTGTACAGAATGGACTATATGGATTTTGTTCAG AATCATAGGCAAAGTGGTGCAGATATCACTCTTTCCTGTCTGCCAATGGACGATAG CCGAGCCTCAGACTTTGGTCTAATGAAGATAGACGAAAAAGGAAGGATAATTTCATTCAGTGAAAAGCCTAAAGGACAGGACCTGAAGGCCATG GCAGTAGATACAACCATTTTAGGACTCTCGAAAGAAGAGGCTCAGAAGAAGCCATACATTGCTTCCATGGGAGTTTATGTCTTTAAGAAGGACATACTTTTGAATCTTTTAAG ATGGCGCTTTCCAACTGCTAATGACTTTGGATCAGAGATTATCCCTGCCTCGGCCAAAGAATTCTTTATAAAG GCTTATCTCTTCAATGATTACTGGGAAGATATTGGGACAATTAGATCCTTTTTTGAAGCGAACCTTGCCCTGACAGAGCAA CCACCAAGGTTTAGTTTTTACGATGCTGCAAAACCAATGTTTACTTCTAGAAGAAACTTGCCGCCTTCAAAGATTGACCAGAGCAAG ATCGTAGATTCTATCATCTCACATGGAAGCTTCTTAAACAGTTGCTTTATAGAGCACAGTGTCATCGGTATCCGGTCGAGAATCAACTCAAACGTTCACTTGAAA GACACTGTGATGCTTGGAGCAGATTACTATGAAACTGAAGATGAAGTTGCATCTTTGTTAGCTGAAGGAAGAGTACCAATAGGAATAGgggaaaatacaaaaataaa GGACTGCATTATCGACAAAAATGCTAGAATCGGAAAGAATGTGGTTATTGCCAATTCGGAG GGTGTACAAGAGGCGGATAGATCTTCAGAAGGCTTCTACATACGTTCTGGCGTTACCATCATCTTAAAGAATGCAGTAATTAAAGATGGTTTggttatataa
- the LOC103483732 gene encoding 3-dehydrosphinganine reductase TSC10A, which yields MADLNFAFISLILLLPLALLLFLYLIVRPRPVKIPLKSRHVFITGGSSGIGLALAHQAATEGARVSILARSLKKLEEAKDAIRLSTGIDVAVYAADVRDYDAISKAVDEAGPIDVLIVNQGVFVPQELAEQELDEVKFMLDVNLLGTFNMIKAALPAMKNRVDRRPASIALMSSQAGQVGIYGYTAYSASKFGIRGLAEALQQEVIGDDIHISLIFPPDTDTPGFAEEQKKRPELTTIIAAGGGSMKPELVAKKAFNGIKSGSFIIPCNFEGALLSVATAGLSPQRSFFMAFLEVVGAGVIRIVALCFQWVWYGSIEKWHAQRK from the exons ATGGCGGACCTCAATTTCGCTTTCATTtctctcattcttcttcttcctctcgcACTCCTCCTTTTCCTATACCTAATTGTCCGTCCACGTCCCGTTAAGATTCCTCTCAAGAGTCGCCATGTCTTCATTACCGGCGGATCCAGCGGAATCGGCCTCGCTTTGGCCCACCAGGCCGCGACCGAGGGCGCGCGAGTCTCCATCCTAGCTCGTTCTCTCAAGAAGCTCGAGGAGGCAAAAGACGCTATTCGACTATCCACTGGCATTGACGTGGCGGTCTACGCTGCCGATGTTCGAGATTACGATGCCATTTCGAAGGCTGTAGATGAAGCAGGTCCAATTGACGTTCTCATTGTGAATCAAGGCGTGTTTGTACCTCAGGAGCTGGCGGAGCAGGAATTGGATGAGGTGAAATTCATGTTAGATGTGAATTTATTGGGCACGTTTAACATGATTAAAGCTGCCTTACCTGCAATGAAGAATAGAGTTGACCGTCGACCTGCATCGATCGCTCTCATGTCTTCTCAAGCCGGTCAG GTGGGTATTTATGGTTACACGGCGTATTCAGCTAGTAAGTTTGGGATTCGAGGTTTGGCTGAAGCCTTGCAACAGGAGGTTATTGGAGATGACATACATATTTCTCTTATATTTCCTCCAGACACTGACACTCCTGGATTTGCAGAAG AGCAAAAGAAAAGACCTGAATTGACCACTATCATTGCTGCTGGAGGAGGCAGTATGAAACCCGAGTTAGTTGCCAAAAAAGCTTTTAATGGCATTAAATCTGGCAGTTTCATAATTCCCTGCAACTTTGAGGGAGCATTATTGTCTGTAGCAACTGCTGGCTTATCTCCTCAGAGATCATTCTTTATGGCGTTCCTTGAAGTTGTTGGTGCTGGAGTAATAAGGATTGTGGCCTTGTGTTTTCAATGGGTTTGGTACGGAAGTATCGAAAAATGGCATGCACAAAGAAAATA G
- the LOC103483733 gene encoding uncharacterized protein LOC103483733, which translates to MEVALELEDDLFFADLSRQLSLLLMDDNEDPLPRPHVSLQALSHGVHYPTRPLATHEHAAAAVAAAYNGVSKGTGVFIPRSLQPARKQRRGRHNNIKPNRQFHISIDVNSQVSSNNHLMRPKKG; encoded by the exons ATGGAAGTTGCTTTAGAACTTGAAGATGATTTGTTCTTTGCTGATTTGAGCAGACAGCTTTCTCTTCTTCTCATGGATGATAATGAAGACCCTCTCCCTCGTCCACATGTTTCTCTTCAG GCTCTGTCTCATGGAGTGCACTACCCGACACGGCCACTGGCTACACATGAACATGCCGCCGCCGCTGTTGCCGCTGCCTACAACGGTGTAAGCAAGGGCACCGGTGTGTTCATCCCTAGGTCCCTGCAGCCTGCAAGAAAACAGAGGCGTGGAAGACACAATAACATAAAGCCAAACCGACAGTTTCATATCAGTATTGATGTGAACTCACAAGTATCTTCCAACAACCATTTGATGCGTCCTAAAAAGGGATAA
- the LOC103483734 gene encoding NEDD8-activating enzyme E1 catalytic subunit, which translates to MAGSVVQSSRSRDLDKLLLRPGNLIGANFEPGSQLRDDLQQYVKVLVIGAGGLGCELLKDLALSGFRNLEVIDMDRIEVTNLNRQFLFRLEDVGKPKAEVAAKRVMERVSGVNILPHFCRIEDKEIEFYNDFHIIALGLDSIEARSYINSVACSFLEYDSDDNPLEETIKPMVDGGTEGFKGHARVILPGVTPCFECTIWLFPPQVKFPLCTLAETPRTAAHCIEYAHLIKWDEVHSGKAFDPDDSEHMKWVYSEALKRAELFGIPGVTYSLTQGVVKNIIPAIASTNAIISAACALETLKIVSGCSKTLSNYLTYNGAEGLHTKVTEFVKDKDCLVCGPGVLIELDSSITLQKFIDLLEDYPKLLLSKASVTHRGKNLYMQAPPVLEEMTRSNLGVPLFDLMGKVLKDVVHVTGVASKNDKKTSCLRKLRVAFKGVDGVTDMDTASGA; encoded by the exons ATGGCGGGCTCTGTCGTCCAATCCAGTCGATCGAGGGACCTCGATAAGCTCCTTCTTAGGCCCGGTAATCTCATCGGCGCCAATTTCGAGCCGGGTTCTCAA TTGAGGGACGACCTTCAACAGTATGTGAAAGTGTTGGTCATAGGAGCTGGGGGGTTGGGCTGCGAGCTCCTCAAAGACTTGGCTTTGTCGGGTTTTCGGAATCTGGAAGTCATTGACATGGATCGCATCGAAGTTACTAATCTCAATCGTCAGTTTCTCTTCAG GCTTGAAGATGTTGGTAAGCCAAAAGCTGAGGTGGCTGCAAAACGTGTTATGGAGAGAGTTAGTGGTGTCAATATTCTGCCACATTTTTGCCGgattgaggacaaagaaattgaaTTTTACAATGATTTTCACATAATCGCACTTGGTCTTGATTCAATTGAAGCTCGAAGTTACATCAATTCTGTTGCTTGTAGCTTCCTTG AGTATGATTCTGATGATAATCCATTAGAAGAAACAATTAAACCAATGGTAGATGGTGGAACTGAAGGCTTCAAGGGGCATGCAAGGGTAATTTTACCAGGGGTCACACCTTGCTTTGAGTGTACCATCTGGCTTTTTCCGCCTCAAGTAAAGTTTCCATTATGTACTCTAGCAGAAACTCCTAGAACTGCTGCTCATTGTATCGAGTATGCTCATCTAATTAAATGGGATGAG GTTCATAGTGGAAAAGCTTTTGATCCTGATGATTCTGAACACATGAAATGGGTTTACAGTGAG GCTCTTAAGAGGGCTGAGCTTTTTGGCATTCCGGGAGTTACATATTCACTAACTCAG GGTGTTGTTAAGAATATCATACCTGCTATTGCTTCCACCAATGCAATTATATCAGCTGCATGTGCACTGGAAACGTTGAAGATTGTATCAGGATGCAGCAAAACTCTATCCAACTACTTAAC ATATAATGGTGCTGAAGGTCTCCACACTAAAGTGACCGAGTTTGTGAAAGATAAGGACTGTCTTGTTTGTGGTCCAGGCGTTCTTATTGAGCTGGATTCTTCCATTACTTTACAGAAG TTCATTGACCTGCTAGAAGATTATCCCAAACTTTTGTTATCAAAGGCAAGTGTCACGCATCGAGGGAAGAATCTATACATGCAGGCACCTCCTGTACTTGAAGAGATGACCAGATCAAATTTGGGTGTTCCACTTTTTGACTTGATGGGTAAAGTTTTGAAGGACGTAGTCCATGTGACTGGTGTGGCTTCTAAGAATGATAAGAAAACTTCCTGTCTTCGAAAATTACGTGTGGCTTTTAAGGGGGTTGACGGTGTTACGGACATGGACACTGCAAGTGGGGCTTAA